The following are encoded together in the Methanosarcina flavescens genome:
- a CDS encoding DUF3160 domain-containing protein produces the protein MKNRTQITVTLLIFLIFLVSLFMGGCLEQSSGLGGENETMQKEEADKNKDDPSGRLQTEAVDLSDIEAGNLSLSGNYRLDALDIELKAPQYKLPLQESDIVNYREFSQKFLTDEAAMEKLKENGFVVIPNPYNPREEDITAMYDRLENEGQQIFITSDTLLHLYHVQFDESMSQVEQNELYGILWELDKALLDASIEKYNNASGEEKEAAKRNAAYFAVALSLLQPREEQIKEIKNPYDPEAGMYFDPAAKEKYQFEIPAFVEDDVKAELSLIEAHEGFDHSPIFLYKEDYSQYLPRGHYTHSEILKNYFKAFIWHGRMSMLLKGKLIPAENPEKEARIQTIQASLITSELEDNPELLKKWERLYAITAFYVGVSDDLGPYEYMEAMESVFGNGSKNFNATAMEELKIELAGYRSPEIYGGTGSGDHEPILTAEQADELLEDTKGFRFMGQRFVPDSYIFSRLIGPYTKEYTGNPEQVPFTYIYSDYGNNRGFPRGLDTMALLGSERAVYWLDELDDSSYKNYSLRYGELDSEFSNFSAADWNRNLYWSWLYSLQPLLKDYGEGYPTFMQTDAWQDKAMSTSLASWTELRHDTILYAKQTYGIADELPVFGDNPAGYVEPVPEFYNRLLALIRMTADGLEELDTLDEDTARNFESLESVLNKLIEISEKELKNEKLTEEDKYYIFKFGEIIKLSSSADEEARKTTLVADVYTEPNNELVLEEGTGYVDMVIVAYKLPDGRIFLAAGPVMSYYEFKQPTSDRLTDEKWREMLEVNPPERPEWTSTYIS, from the coding sequence ATGAAAAATCGAACTCAGATAACTGTAACACTTTTAATATTTCTTATTTTTTTAGTTTCCCTCTTTATGGGAGGATGCCTTGAGCAGAGTTCAGGGTTAGGTGGGGAAAATGAAACAATGCAGAAAGAAGAAGCAGATAAAAACAAAGACGACCCTTCAGGTCGCCTCCAAACCGAAGCCGTAGATCTTTCCGATATTGAAGCAGGAAATTTATCGCTTTCAGGAAATTACAGGCTTGATGCTCTTGACATAGAACTGAAAGCTCCCCAGTATAAACTTCCCCTGCAAGAATCAGATATTGTAAATTATAGAGAATTTTCTCAAAAATTTTTGACAGATGAGGCGGCAATGGAGAAGCTGAAAGAAAACGGGTTTGTTGTAATTCCCAACCCTTACAATCCGCGAGAAGAAGACATTACTGCTATGTATGACAGGCTTGAAAACGAAGGACAGCAGATTTTTATAACTTCGGATACGCTTCTCCACCTCTATCACGTTCAGTTTGACGAGAGTATGAGCCAGGTCGAGCAGAATGAATTATATGGAATTTTGTGGGAACTTGATAAAGCCCTGCTCGATGCTTCGATAGAAAAATATAATAATGCATCAGGGGAAGAAAAAGAAGCTGCAAAAAGAAACGCAGCCTACTTTGCGGTTGCTTTAAGCCTGCTCCAGCCCAGGGAAGAACAGATAAAGGAGATAAAGAATCCTTACGACCCTGAGGCAGGAATGTATTTTGACCCTGCAGCAAAGGAAAAATACCAGTTTGAGATTCCGGCGTTTGTAGAAGATGACGTCAAAGCCGAACTGTCCCTTATCGAAGCTCACGAAGGCTTTGATCACTCTCCCATTTTCCTTTATAAAGAAGATTATTCCCAGTATTTACCCAGGGGACACTATACTCACTCGGAAATTCTGAAGAACTACTTCAAAGCCTTCATATGGCACGGCAGGATGAGCATGCTCCTCAAGGGTAAATTAATCCCTGCAGAAAACCCGGAAAAAGAAGCCCGCATCCAGACTATCCAAGCAAGCCTGATTACTTCCGAGCTCGAAGACAATCCAGAACTCCTCAAGAAATGGGAAAGGCTGTATGCGATTACGGCTTTTTATGTTGGAGTTTCGGATGATCTTGGACCATATGAATATATGGAAGCAATGGAATCAGTATTTGGAAATGGGTCAAAGAATTTTAACGCAACAGCGATGGAAGAGCTAAAAATAGAGCTTGCCGGATATAGGAGCCCTGAGATCTACGGAGGCACAGGAAGTGGAGATCACGAACCTATTCTAACGGCTGAGCAAGCTGATGAACTTCTTGAGGATACGAAAGGTTTCAGGTTCATGGGGCAGCGTTTTGTTCCGGATTCTTATATTTTCTCCAGACTCATCGGCCCCTATACTAAAGAGTACACAGGAAATCCGGAACAGGTGCCTTTTACCTATATTTATTCCGATTACGGAAATAACAGGGGCTTCCCTCGGGGGCTTGATACCATGGCTCTGCTGGGCTCGGAAAGAGCTGTTTACTGGCTAGATGAGCTGGATGATTCAAGTTACAAAAATTACAGTCTCAGGTACGGGGAACTGGATTCCGAGTTTTCAAACTTCAGCGCAGCCGACTGGAACAGAAACCTCTACTGGTCCTGGCTTTACTCACTCCAGCCTCTCTTAAAAGATTACGGTGAAGGCTATCCGACCTTCATGCAGACCGACGCCTGGCAGGACAAGGCAATGAGTACGTCACTGGCTTCCTGGACCGAACTCAGGCACGATACTATCCTCTATGCCAAGCAAACCTACGGGATAGCAGATGAGCTTCCAGTGTTTGGAGACAACCCCGCAGGATACGTGGAACCTGTGCCCGAATTTTATAACAGACTGCTGGCTCTTATCAGGATGACAGCAGACGGGCTTGAGGAACTGGATACACTCGATGAAGATACAGCAAGGAATTTTGAAAGCCTCGAAAGTGTGCTGAATAAGCTTATTGAGATTTCCGAAAAAGAACTTAAAAACGAGAAACTGACAGAAGAAGACAAATATTACATCTTCAAGTTTGGAGAAATAATTAAATTGAGCTCAAGTGCCGATGAAGAAGCCAGGAAAACTACCCTTGTTGCAGATGTCTACACCGAGCCAAATAATGAACTCGTGCTTGAAGAAGGAACAGGGTATGTGGATATGGTGATTGTGGCTTACAAATTACCTGACGGCAGGATTTTTCTGGCTGCGGGACCGGTTATGAGTTATTATGAATTCAAACAGCCCACGTCCGACCGTCTTACCGATGAAAAATGGAGAGAAATGCTTGAGGTAAATCCACCGGAAAGACCCGAGTGGACTTCCACATACATTTCATAA
- a CDS encoding NAD(+)/NADH kinase, with product MAIKKIGISSRCDRPEVIRMVREILARFSSSVKIFVATPTAEVLGIEGVPVERMREEGVELIISVGGDGTVLRNIAKMKDPLPILGINMGTLGFLVDVEPEDALETIEEVLYGFSYIERMRVDVFLNGEMLDTATNEIAVMSAKPAKIIQFEVYVGDCLLDSMRADGVVFATPTGSTAYAMSAGGPIISPRVSAIVVVPVAPFKLSSRPWVIPSDSEITIKLTAPKKEAVIATDGQKSYRIKPDDIVKLKKSKFPARFVKISDTCFYERVQRKLT from the coding sequence TTGGCAATAAAGAAGATAGGAATCTCTTCACGCTGTGATAGACCTGAAGTAATTCGAATGGTCCGGGAAATCCTCGCACGATTCAGCTCCAGTGTTAAAATTTTCGTTGCCACCCCCACGGCTGAGGTGCTCGGGATAGAAGGGGTTCCGGTTGAGAGAATGAGGGAAGAGGGGGTAGAACTCATTATCAGTGTAGGAGGTGACGGCACGGTCCTCCGGAACATTGCCAAGATGAAAGATCCTCTCCCTATACTTGGAATTAATATGGGTACCCTCGGTTTTCTTGTTGACGTCGAGCCAGAAGATGCCCTTGAAACCATAGAAGAAGTGCTTTACGGTTTTTCATATATCGAAAGGATGAGGGTTGATGTATTCCTTAATGGGGAAATGCTTGATACCGCAACGAATGAGATTGCGGTAATGTCTGCAAAGCCCGCAAAGATTATCCAGTTTGAGGTTTATGTAGGGGACTGCCTTCTTGATTCGATGCGCGCGGATGGTGTTGTCTTTGCAACCCCGACTGGCTCCACTGCTTATGCAATGAGCGCAGGCGGACCCATTATAAGCCCCAGGGTAAGTGCGATAGTAGTTGTTCCTGTCGCCCCTTTTAAGCTCTCTTCAAGACCCTGGGTTATCCCGTCGGACAGCGAGATCACAATAAAGTTAACGGCTCCGAAAAAGGAGGCTGTCATTGCAACTGACGGGCAGAAATCCTATCGGATAAAGCCTGATGATATTGTCAAACTTAAAAAGTCCAAGTTTCCAGCCCGCTTTGTAAAGATTTCCGATACCTGCTTTTATGAAAGGGTTCAGAGGAAGCTTACATGA
- a CDS encoding type II glyceraldehyde-3-phosphate dehydrogenase, whose translation MAKAKIAVNGYGTIGKRVADAVQAQDDMEVIGVSKTRPNYEAAVAHQLGYEIYAPAANLEAFEKAGVPAAGTIEEMVEKADLVVDCTPGGVGEKNKPMYEKAGVKAIWQGGESHPIAGFSFNAVCNYEQAVGRDLVRVVSCNTTALCRVIYPIDKELGVKKVRAILARRATDPNDVKKGPINAIVPDPARLPSHHGPDVRSVLPNINITSAALKIPTTLMHVHTVNMEVNTDCTAEDIKNILGSQSRILFVGQGISSTAEIIEFARDIGRPRNDMWENCIWPESITVTENELYFFQAVHQESIVTPENVDAIRAMMELESDGAKSIEKTNKALGL comes from the coding sequence ATGGCTAAAGCAAAAATCGCAGTAAATGGTTATGGAACTATAGGAAAAAGAGTTGCAGATGCCGTGCAGGCTCAGGACGATATGGAAGTTATTGGAGTTTCCAAAACAAGGCCGAACTATGAAGCTGCAGTGGCGCATCAGCTTGGATATGAGATCTACGCTCCGGCTGCAAATCTTGAAGCTTTTGAGAAAGCAGGTGTGCCTGCCGCTGGGACAATTGAAGAAATGGTAGAAAAGGCTGATCTTGTTGTGGATTGTACGCCAGGGGGAGTCGGGGAAAAAAATAAGCCAATGTATGAAAAGGCCGGGGTAAAGGCAATCTGGCAGGGTGGAGAGAGTCACCCTATCGCAGGTTTCTCATTTAATGCGGTTTGCAACTACGAGCAAGCCGTAGGTCGTGACCTGGTAAGGGTTGTCTCATGCAACACTACAGCCCTTTGTAGGGTCATCTACCCTATAGACAAAGAACTGGGGGTAAAAAAGGTCAGGGCAATTCTCGCAAGAAGGGCAACAGACCCTAACGATGTAAAGAAAGGACCAATTAACGCAATTGTACCGGACCCCGCCAGGCTTCCATCCCACCATGGTCCTGATGTAAGGAGTGTACTTCCAAACATCAACATTACAAGTGCAGCCTTGAAGATTCCGACAACTCTGATGCATGTACACACAGTAAATATGGAGGTCAATACCGATTGTACGGCAGAAGACATTAAGAACATCCTGGGTTCCCAGTCGAGAATTCTTTTCGTAGGGCAGGGAATATCGTCAACAGCGGAAATAATAGAGTTTGCGCGGGACATAGGACGCCCAAGAAACGATATGTGGGAAAACTGCATTTGGCCTGAATCTATAACTGTAACCGAAAATGAGCTTTACTTCTTCCAGGCTGTCCATCAGGAATCGATTGTAACCCCGGAAAACGTAGATGCTATAAGGGCTATGATGGAACTTGAAAGCGATGGTGCAAAGTCAATTGAGAAGACAAATAAAGCCTTAGGGCTATAA
- a CDS encoding homocitrate synthase family protein: MLESEQYSRNNLMDFIQYRPLDIEICDVTLRDGEQTPGVAFTKEQKLAIASELDSMGIEIIEAGFPVVSEKEKEIVKEIANQGFKSRICCLSRAVKGDVDAALECDVDIVSIFIAMSDLHLKYKYHKSFEEMLHCAKETIEYASDHGLKIRFAAEDSSRTPIDRLKQAFKEVETEYKVQYVSLADTVGILNPTTTHYLVSEIFKEINTSICIHCHDDLGMATANTLAAAEAGAKQLHTTVNAIGERAGNAALEEVLVALRVQYGIDRYDTTRLTALSRMVSDYSGIIPSVNKAVVGQNAFTHESGIHVAAILEEPLTYELFPPEMVGGKRNLVIGKHTGKKALKGIINSIGLCLEREELCALIEKVKVCTEEKNKSISRDQLERMITQVRQETKTTEKGEEKFSI, translated from the coding sequence ATGTTAGAGAGTGAGCAGTATTCCAGAAATAATCTTATGGACTTTATTCAATATCGTCCCCTGGATATCGAGATCTGTGACGTGACTCTCCGTGATGGGGAACAGACCCCAGGCGTTGCATTTACAAAGGAACAGAAGCTGGCAATTGCCAGCGAACTTGATTCCATGGGCATTGAGATTATAGAAGCTGGATTTCCTGTGGTTTCGGAAAAAGAAAAGGAAATTGTAAAGGAAATCGCAAATCAGGGTTTTAAGTCGAGAATCTGCTGCCTTTCACGCGCGGTAAAAGGAGACGTGGATGCTGCCCTTGAATGTGATGTAGATATTGTGAGCATTTTCATTGCCATGTCCGATCTGCACCTCAAATACAAATACCACAAAAGCTTTGAGGAAATGCTCCACTGCGCCAAAGAAACCATTGAGTATGCATCCGATCACGGATTGAAAATACGCTTTGCAGCCGAGGATTCAAGCCGAACCCCAATTGACCGTCTCAAACAGGCGTTCAAGGAAGTTGAAACCGAATATAAAGTGCAGTACGTAAGCCTTGCAGACACGGTTGGCATCCTGAACCCTACAACGACCCATTACCTTGTTAGCGAAATTTTCAAAGAGATCAATACCTCGATCTGTATTCACTGCCACGACGACCTTGGAATGGCTACTGCAAATACTCTTGCTGCTGCCGAAGCCGGGGCAAAACAGCTCCATACCACGGTTAATGCAATCGGGGAACGTGCAGGCAACGCTGCCCTTGAGGAAGTACTGGTTGCTCTCAGGGTGCAGTACGGAATAGATCGCTATGATACTACAAGGCTGACTGCCCTTTCCAGAATGGTCTCGGATTACTCAGGCATTATACCCTCGGTTAACAAAGCTGTTGTCGGACAAAATGCCTTTACCCACGAGTCCGGAATTCACGTTGCTGCAATCCTGGAAGAGCCGCTCACCTATGAACTCTTCCCCCCGGAAATGGTTGGCGGGAAACGCAACCTCGTTATCGGGAAACACACCGGCAAAAAAGCCTTAAAAGGCATTATTAACAGCATAGGTCTTTGCCTTGAGCGTGAAGAACTCTGCGCTCTGATTGAGAAAGTAAAGGTCTGCACCGAAGAAAAGAATAAAAGCATCTCCAGGGACCAGCTTGAAAGGATGATAACCCAGGTCAGGCAGGAAACGAAAACAACAGAAAAGGGAGAAGAGAAGTTTTCGATCTAA
- a CDS encoding CooT family nickel-binding protein has protein sequence MCELNVFLLRGDERERIMDSVAKIIVEGDSIELTGILGDKMTVGGSIKEINFSRGEAIILAN, from the coding sequence ATGTGTGAACTCAATGTATTTTTACTTCGTGGAGATGAGCGTGAGAGAATCATGGATTCTGTAGCAAAGATCATAGTCGAGGGTGACTCAATCGAGCTTACCGGGATCCTTGGCGACAAAATGACCGTTGGTGGCTCAATTAAAGAAATTAACTTCTCACGCGGAGAAGCTATTATTCTTGCAAATTGA
- a CDS encoding DUF3160 domain-containing protein, whose protein sequence is MIYRTKPVVTRLILLILLASLLTGGCLEQSSGLSFENKSEIKERNNPSEFSSVSRLITEEVNLSGSGTENSPIVGNYRLEALNIELKAPSYELPLHRDEVSNYENFSGRIPLNDSALKLLESNGFVVIENPYNPEEEDITSMYSTLREKEVPIFITTDSLLHLYHIQFDETLRQIEEKEFYNTLWETDFDLLNASIEKYNTASGEEKEAARRNAAYFAVALSLLQPKPAQVQGAAGTFGIIDESLFPAGAEEQYQFEIPDFVKKEVEAELALIEVHGGFELSPIFNYKEDYSQYIPRGHYTRSEKLQNYFRAFMWHGRMSMLLKEKLIESEDPAKDARIQTIQASLIASKLQNEPDLLENWDRIYGVTAFYVGFSDDFGPYEYMEAMDSVFGSGKRVFNEATVEELKTTLAEYQGPKIYGGTGNCVIEPPFTPEQADECLENTTGFRFMGQRFIPDSYVFSNLVGAYTGGYKGQYNENESPFTLVISRAGVPVRGFPRGLDAMALLGSERAVYWLDELNDSSYENYSTQYGKLDSEFSNFSAAEWNRNLYWSWLYSLQPLLKDYGEGYPTFMQTDAWQDKELSTSLASWTELRHDTILYSKQSYTMVDTAIMPPEERPVVGYVEPVPDFYARLLALTKMTHQGLDEMGVLDPVSKARLANLEDILSRLQDISEKELENEELTAEDYEFIKNFEDQLEGTIEDVDEKARKTTVVADVHTDANTETVLEEGVGYVDMLVVAYKLPDGRILLGAGPVMSHYEFKQLVSERLTDEKWREMLEVNPPERPEWTSTYIF, encoded by the coding sequence ATGATATACCGAACAAAGCCAGTTGTAACCCGTTTAATTCTTTTAATCCTTTTAGCTTCCCTCCTTACAGGAGGGTGCCTGGAGCAGAGTTCCGGGTTGAGCTTTGAAAACAAGTCCGAAATAAAAGAAAGAAATAATCCAAGCGAATTTTCTTCTGTAAGCCGCCTGATAACCGAAGAAGTAAATCTCTCCGGTTCCGGGACAGAAAACTCCCCTATTGTAGGAAATTACAGGCTTGAAGCCCTCAATATTGAGTTAAAAGCGCCTTCTTATGAGCTGCCCCTGCACAGGGACGAGGTCTCAAATTATGAAAATTTCTCAGGCAGGATTCCTCTGAATGATTCAGCCCTCAAACTGCTGGAAAGTAACGGTTTCGTTGTAATCGAAAACCCTTACAATCCAGAAGAAGAGGATATAACCTCGATGTATTCGACCCTCAGGGAAAAAGAGGTCCCTATCTTCATTACCACGGACTCCCTGTTGCATCTCTACCATATTCAGTTTGATGAGACTCTTCGCCAGATCGAAGAAAAGGAGTTTTACAATACGCTCTGGGAGACTGATTTTGATCTGTTAAATGCTTCTATCGAGAAGTATAATACCGCCTCAGGGGAAGAAAAAGAAGCAGCAAGAAGAAACGCAGCCTACTTTGCTGTAGCCCTGAGCCTGCTTCAGCCGAAACCCGCACAGGTGCAGGGAGCAGCAGGTACTTTTGGCATTATTGATGAGTCCCTTTTCCCTGCAGGTGCAGAGGAGCAATATCAGTTTGAAATTCCAGATTTCGTAAAAAAAGAGGTTGAAGCCGAACTTGCCTTGATTGAAGTACATGGAGGTTTTGAGCTTTCTCCCATATTCAATTATAAGGAAGATTATTCCCAGTATATTCCTAGAGGCCACTATACCAGGTCCGAGAAGCTGCAAAACTATTTCAGGGCTTTTATGTGGCATGGTAGGATGAGCATGCTCCTGAAGGAAAAATTGATTGAATCCGAAGATCCTGCAAAGGACGCCCGCATCCAGACTATTCAGGCAAGCCTCATCGCTTCAAAGCTCCAGAATGAACCTGACCTGCTCGAGAACTGGGACCGGATCTATGGGGTTACAGCTTTTTATGTGGGCTTTTCTGATGACTTTGGCCCATATGAGTATATGGAAGCCATGGATTCGGTATTTGGCAGCGGAAAGAGAGTATTTAACGAGGCAACGGTTGAAGAACTGAAAACTACACTTGCTGAGTACCAGGGCCCGAAAATTTATGGCGGCACAGGAAACTGTGTTATTGAGCCGCCCTTTACTCCTGAGCAGGCGGACGAATGTCTCGAAAACACTACAGGCTTTCGGTTTATGGGACAGCGCTTTATTCCGGACTCCTATGTATTCTCAAACCTGGTAGGAGCTTATACAGGGGGATATAAGGGACAATACAATGAAAACGAGTCCCCATTTACTCTTGTAATCTCAAGAGCCGGAGTGCCTGTTCGCGGCTTCCCTCGCGGGCTTGATGCAATGGCTCTCTTGGGCTCGGAAAGGGCAGTCTACTGGCTCGATGAACTTAACGATTCCAGTTATGAAAACTACAGTACCCAGTATGGAAAGCTGGATTCAGAATTCTCGAACTTCAGTGCAGCCGAATGGAACAGGAACCTTTACTGGTCCTGGCTCTATTCCCTTCAGCCCCTACTGAAAGACTACGGAGAAGGCTATCCGACCTTCATGCAGACCGACGCCTGGCAGGACAAGGAACTGAGCACCTCGCTTGCCTCGTGGACCGAACTCAGGCACGATACAATTCTTTACTCCAAACAGAGCTACACTATGGTTGATACTGCAATTATGCCTCCTGAAGAAAGACCTGTAGTGGGTTATGTTGAGCCTGTACCTGATTTCTACGCCCGCTTGCTTGCCTTAACAAAAATGACACACCAGGGCCTGGATGAAATGGGTGTGCTCGATCCTGTTTCAAAGGCAAGACTTGCAAATCTTGAAGATATCCTGTCAAGGCTTCAGGATATTTCCGAAAAGGAACTCGAAAATGAGGAACTGACAGCCGAAGATTATGAGTTTATCAAAAACTTCGAGGACCAGCTTGAAGGAACAATAGAAGACGTTGACGAGAAAGCCAGAAAAACTACAGTCGTGGCTGATGTCCATACCGACGCAAATACAGAGACCGTTCTTGAAGAGGGCGTTGGGTATGTTGACATGCTTGTGGTTGCATATAAGCTCCCGGATGGCAGAATCCTTCTAGGAGCCGGGCCCGTTATGAGCCATTATGAGTTCAAGCAGCTAGTATCCGAGCGCCTGACCGATGAAAAATGGAGAGAAATGCTTGAGGTAAATCCACCCGAAAGGCCCGAGTGGACTTCTACCTACATTTTTTAA
- a CDS encoding bifunctional fructose-bisphosphatase/inositol-phosphate phosphatase: MNSADSGFLKLCREAFKATSDSIADLKGTDEAGSFVGMGADGTPTSRIDRAAEDAIVEVLKNDGRSMRIISEELGELILGDSPEFSIILDPLDGTYNSYVGIPFYSLSLAVSSYDLSNLRFGYVSSLALPEEYYADAGKGAYLNGKKIRASVNSELRELCVSMYGYRQNVARTRKIYSSVRRVRLLGSVALELCYVASGRLDAFVDVRRALRVTDVAAGQLILKEAGGRVTDGYGKTLRLPDNVTARLEMVASNGRVHEKILKLLSGE, encoded by the coding sequence ATGAATTCAGCAGACTCAGGATTTTTGAAACTATGTCGGGAGGCTTTTAAAGCCACTTCCGACTCCATTGCAGATCTCAAGGGGACGGATGAAGCGGGTAGCTTTGTTGGTATGGGAGCCGATGGAACCCCGACTTCCAGAATAGACCGTGCAGCAGAGGATGCTATTGTTGAAGTTCTTAAAAACGACGGCAGGTCCATGAGAATTATCAGTGAGGAACTTGGCGAACTTATTCTCGGGGACTCCCCGGAATTTTCTATTATTCTTGACCCACTTGATGGCACCTACAATTCCTATGTGGGAATTCCTTTTTACAGTCTCTCCCTGGCAGTCTCTTCCTACGACCTGTCGAATTTGAGATTCGGTTATGTGAGTAGCCTTGCTCTGCCTGAGGAATACTATGCAGACGCCGGGAAAGGAGCCTACCTTAATGGAAAAAAGATCAGGGCGTCCGTTAACTCGGAACTGAGGGAGCTGTGCGTAAGCATGTACGGCTACCGGCAAAATGTGGCTAGGACCCGTAAGATCTACAGTAGTGTCCGTAGGGTCAGGTTACTTGGAAGTGTAGCGCTTGAGCTGTGTTATGTAGCTTCAGGCCGGCTTGATGCTTTTGTGGATGTCAGGAGAGCTTTGCGTGTAACTGACGTGGCAGCAGGGCAACTGATTCTGAAGGAGGCAGGTGGGCGTGTTACAGATGGATATGGAAAAACTCTGAGGCTTCCTGATAATGTCACCGCCAGATTGGAAATGGTCGCATCCAATGGGCGCGTACATGAAAAAATACTAAAGCTGCTCTCGGGGGAATAA